The Thermoproteota archaeon genome includes a window with the following:
- a CDS encoding CoA ester lyase, giving the protein MSRLFRSLIFVPGNNERFLEKAKSMTADIVCFDLEDSVPENEKNNARNLIKNALKSRSEYKPAVYVRTNSPISGKIPKDLDSVIQKGIDGIVIPKVNNTKELKKIEKILLKIEKKRKITPIQIIPSIESAEGVVNCYEISSASKRVCAIVFGVFDLLNDMGIEYTKQPEGAKYARSKVSLDAKAAGIASIDAIWQDLKDKEGLVEDCKIGKSLGYSGKSLIHPDQIEITHEIFYPSKPEIDWAEKVCQVYLESTKKGKGATTVEGKMIDEVHYKQAKALLELIKKQ; this is encoded by the coding sequence CAATGACTGCTGATATTGTCTGCTTTGATCTTGAGGACTCTGTTCCTGAAAATGAAAAGAATAATGCTCGAAATTTGATCAAAAATGCCCTAAAATCAAGGTCTGAATACAAACCTGCAGTATATGTCAGAACGAATTCTCCTATATCTGGAAAAATTCCAAAAGATCTTGATTCTGTAATCCAAAAAGGGATTGATGGAATCGTAATCCCAAAGGTAAACAACACAAAAGAACTCAAAAAAATTGAAAAAATTCTTTTGAAAATAGAAAAAAAACGTAAGATAACACCCATCCAAATTATACCATCCATTGAAAGTGCAGAAGGCGTGGTTAATTGCTATGAAATATCTTCTGCCTCAAAACGTGTCTGTGCCATAGTCTTTGGAGTGTTTGATCTACTAAATGATATGGGAATAGAATATACAAAACAACCTGAGGGAGCAAAATATGCCAGATCAAAAGTTTCACTTGATGCAAAAGCTGCTGGCATAGCATCAATTGATGCCATATGGCAGGATCTTAAAGACAAAGAAGGACTAGTTGAGGACTGTAAAATTGGAAAAAGTTTGGGATATTCTGGAAAAAGCTTAATCCATCCAGATCAAATTGAAATTACTCATGAAATATTCTATCCAAGCAAACCAGAAATTGATTGGGCAGAAAAAGTTTGTCAGGTATATCTTGAATCGACTAAGAAAGGAAAAGGAGCGACAACAGTTGAGGGAAAAATGATAGATGAGGTTCACTATAAGCAAGCTAAAGCTTTACTTGAATTAATTAAAAAGCAATAA
- a CDS encoding Lrp/AsnC family transcriptional regulator, with translation MKSEKTVSAYVLITCDKGTEESVIEEIRHVDYVKEVQETFGAYNIIAKLVSRKAELIKKAISWQMRKISNVKSTLLLMEV, from the coding sequence GTGAAGAGTGAAAAAACTGTTAGTGCATATGTACTAATTACTTGTGATAAGGGCACAGAGGAATCAGTAATTGAAGAGATAAGACATGTTGATTATGTGAAAGAAGTTCAGGAGACATTTGGTGCATACAACATTATTGCAAAACTTGTTTCAAGAAAGGCTGAACTAATTAAAAAGGCAATTTCTTGGCAAATGAGAAAAATCTCAAATGTAAAATCAACATTATTGCTAATGGAAGTATAG
- a CDS encoding riboflavin synthase produces the protein MFTGIIEGIGKVEKIEKSKNRSAVKMTVDLGTKSRGLKIGQSVALNGVCLTVTKIAKNKANFEMIDETTKKTDLGNLKPGSIINIERSLKANDRLEGHFVLGHVDGVGIIKKILKKPKEVQVWFEIPKKLSKYVVKKGSIAIDGISLTVVDVKKNLASVCLIPHTIDVTNFHTKKIGDKVNIETDILGKYILK, from the coding sequence ATGTTCACTGGAATCATTGAAGGAATAGGTAAAGTTGAGAAAATTGAAAAGAGTAAGAATAGAAGCGCTGTAAAAATGACAGTTGATCTTGGAACAAAATCCAGAGGTCTAAAGATTGGTCAAAGCGTTGCATTAAACGGAGTGTGTTTGACTGTTACTAAAATTGCAAAAAATAAGGCAAATTTTGAGATGATTGACGAGACAACAAAAAAAACAGATTTAGGAAATCTAAAACCAGGCAGCATCATAAACATAGAGAGAAGTCTCAAGGCAAATGATCGACTAGAAGGACATTTTGTATTGGGTCATGTAGATGGAGTTGGCATAATTAAAAAAATTCTCAAAAAACCAAAGGAAGTTCAAGTCTGGTTTGAAATCCCAAAAAAATTGTCAAAATATGTTGTAAAAAAGGGCTCTATTGCTATAGATGGAATTAGTTTGACGGTAGTTGATGTAAAAAAGAATCTAGCATCAGTCTGTCTGATACCTCATACCATCGATGTTACAAACTTTCATACAAAAAAGATAGGCGACAAGGTTAATATTGAAACTGACATTCTTGGAAAATACATTCTAAAATAA